The genome window ATTTAAGACTAGTCTTAATTCAATATAATCGGTTATCAGCCCATTTATTTAGGTTCtgatattacaaaattatcataaaaaatatcCCTGGTATTTGATGCATATGAGTATGACTCACCCAACTTGCTACTGTTTCAGTACATACATATTTGCAGAGTAAATGAATAATATTTGTTGAGGTACAGCTGTACCTTGTCACTGATGATGGCTCAtgttaagtaaaaaaaatgtaatagtcaaaaacttttatatttactccaagtatgatttttatcagaTTTTGATCTGTTAATTTATGTTACAGGTTGTTATCAAAAATCAAGATGAATGCTGGTATAGAAAATGCAATGGAGCAGCAACTGCTTCATGCTGCTAATGTGATGGAGCAGCAAGTTGATGCTGAAATTCAAAAGATGGAAcagatggatgatgatgattttgaatCCCTTCGTAGAAAGAGAATGGACACTATAAAGAAAGCACAAGCACAAAAGCAGGACTGGCTAGCAACAGGTCATGGCAAATACTATGAAATTGCCAATGAAAAAGAGTTCTTTGACGAATGCAAAAAGAGCAAACAAGTTGTCTGCCATTTCTACAGAGACAGTACATTCAGATGTAAAATTATTGACAAGCACCTTGCCATTTTAGCCCCAAAGCACTTAGAAACAAAGTTCATCAAGATTAATGTTGAAAAGTGCCCTTTCTTGGTAGAACGTCTCAGAATTGTTGTTTTGCCGACCTTATGTATTGCTAAAGATGGCAAGACCACAGATTACATTGTAGGATTTGATGACCTCGGAGGCAAAGATGACTTTCCGACAGAAATGATTGAATGGCGTTTGGGTGTGGCCACCATCATCAACTACAGTGGTGATCTGTTGACCCCACCAGGAGGTAAACCAACAAAGAAGCCTGGTATACTAGGACATCAGAAGAAAATTATCCGTGGTGGTGATGCTGGTGACAGCAGTGATGAAGATGACTGGTAGATCAACAAAGACATTGCCCAAAGTTTTAATCAATTAGTGTCTATCATATTGAATTCAATTGGTCAGACTCGGTCAATACATCAGGTCACATCTCTTAATGAGGATGACCTATAATTTTGGATTTTTGTGTCAAGATCCTTTTGATTCAAATTATGACCTTATGctatttattgtaaaaaatgtttattatttatgtaCCAAAATGAGTCTGAATGgaaaatatcttattatttGAAGCAAGCAAAACAGAACTATCTAATTTTTAATCTAAAAAAATAGCGTTCTCGACAACTATACACAAAAGCAATGTGTTCTGGAGTTATCCCCTTTTTTTATTAATTCTACATCATTGACCTAAATTTTACCCCTCATcatcaaacatttaaataacTTGTAAGCATTCATTACAGTGCAAACAAGTGTTACAGCTTTTCATgataaaagataataaattCTGCATCTATTTGTATCTTTTCTGAATTGTTATGATTAACGAATTTATCCAAAGTGACTTCAAATACCATTTTAGATAAACAGCTTACACTGGCCAAAGCTATGTGTTTGGCAATTTTACAACAACATAgtttgattaaagatgctccacagtaCCACCGACaaaacataaacgatactcatcattttaaagggacaatttagtctaagagaacattaaagtgaatagtcgggcaaagaaaaccagtctaaatgcgttcattggccttccaaaagttctcacatattaatacgacggtcaagttctgcttagtttcccagttctgaccattaaagtaaagaaaagttgaaagcattgaaagtgaggctgcgtggaaatgtaaccatggACATTGTGAGCTGGGAgtacgttttagaatttccatactttaaattaatttcttcgtacgcagacagattttgacgagagattttatttttccatttcataagaagttatactggatacattcacaccatttatACCGACttaagccatccttgcccgactgctCACTTTAAAATTagtacatatatcgggaaaaaaACAGTTGTTATGGAAATTAGATctgtcggttttactgtgatatgccggaaaagcccatggttgtgacatgtgtttatatagatctatatgttcaaactcgctcgctgtccgccattacacattgtggtcgaacttcttgtatgccgaaccctgtcccttgctcgtagagtaatgcaacttttgtctagaactgctcaaatcgctctgacagtagtttgtttaccttattagatgaattgtcttgcctaaaaatcattttatcaccgtgtcagtggttatgtagtttatttgtttaacgtgcgtgactttggctcgggtatgggtacagcgtctgtatgtacctgcttaatcgtattgatcaacgatttgatatttcaacgatattaattaaaatacttaacaatgtcgtggaatttgtcaatgttttacgttatatgtttcataagaaatgtagaacaatacatttatgctatattttgcttcttagtcatgtaaaaaaaattagtctgagtgaattgtccctttaacaataattggtgtttagtcatgtatatatatgcctaactAACaccaaccaaaaaaaaaaaatcattttgcttttgatgcatgcacattcagtacttcattccatagggcatagtgccacagaattttttcggtatgcaatgaattattttttaatattttcatctttaattgaattagaagctcaaacttttcaatggtgataatggtgtaaaataataacttttgtaactgaggaACAATACTATTTCGTCTACACATGATTTTACTAGAGAAAATAATACGGCCAGTATAAActtaatgtgttttattttctgcTGAAAAGTGAGAGTTATTGAGTGAATGTGAGTGATCTGCcataacaaataattaaatgtGTAACTCAGAAGTATCCTTCCTTATCATCATTCAGCTGTATTTAAATTTTCCCACGAAACTTTGTGCATAGTTTTATGtacttatttcatttattgtCATTGTCATCCAGACAGTTCAGCTGTATGATAACTTGCATGAATTCACTGAACATCAGACAAACTTTGGTCATGCATTTGGATGTCCTTTGCAGATTTAATTTGCCGTACACCAAATAAGCAACTGACTTTCTCTGTAATCAgtaatatgactggttttactatgatgtttttttgtgtttttacacACAAGATATTTCATGTGGATAAAAATTCAGAAATACAACATAATGTGTTTGAATCATTGTGTTTTAGTTATGGAAAACAATCTTTGGTaaggttttatttatatactataaCTAAAGCCTGAAATACAAATTCTAAATTATATACTAGAAATATTCAGCAATATCATACAGAATATCACTGGGGAACCAGATTAGGGTTACTGTAGATACCCAGATCCAAATCCAACATGGCGACAGTACAAAAATGCAAGGAAATTGTTCTGTCTGTTCACAAAATAGATGGGTATCTTTCTGGCTTCGATTGTGACTTGTAACAATATTAGCATTTGAACTTTTGAAGCATGACTACGTGAGTGAATATAGGAGATACTCAAAGACAAGTACCGGTAGATAGATTTTGATCTACACTTTCTGTGTTTGCTGGTATTCATTCTGAGgataatgatgataaatagtttttcttttgtggcaaaaacaaaaaatcaggGTTCATAAATTTGCTATTTATGTATGGAAAAGCAAAGATGACAATTGGAAGGAAGGTTGATATTTTGTGTAtagctgtatatgtatattgttactTGACATAAACTGTACCAACAAATTACACTCCATGAATAGGTTGTTGGACACCTATGAACAGAACTTTCTTCTTTTGACGTTGTGGTGAAATTCTCTATAATTACCAGGTAATTCAAACTCCCCCATCTGCATTCAGTATAGTCATCATGctccgtccgtcgtcgtccgccgtgcataaacttttcattcaaacaacttcttctcaataaccagaagtAGCTttctgggatgaagggctaccaagttttttgaaatgaatgaccttgactttcattcaaggtcacaggggtcaaaaaggctaaaatctttaaacaacttcttctcaagaaccagaaggcccagggtactcatatttggcctgtaagttgctgggatgaagggctaccaagtctcttcaaatgaatgaccttgaccttcattcaaggtcacaggggtcaaaaaggctaacatttttaaacgacttcttctcaagaaccagaaggcccagggtactcatatttggcctgtaggttgctgggatgaagggctaccaagtctcttcaaatgaatgaccttgaccttcattcaaggtcacaggggtcaaaaaggctaaaatctttaaatgacttcttctcaagaaccagaaggcccagggtactcatatttggcctgtaggttgcttggatgaagggctaccaagtttcttcaaatgaatgaccttgaccttcattcaaggtcacaggggtcaaaaacgctaaaaaatcttttaacgacttcttctcaagaaccagaaggcccagggtactcctatttggcctgtaggttgctgagatgaagggctaccaagtttgttcaaatgaatgaccttgaccttcattcaaggtcataggggtcaaaaacgctaagatatgtttttattgaaacaataaAAGAAGGCAACTGGCCATGGGATGCACCCACACCCCTAGTCCGCtaaggtttagcggactaccaGACCCCTAGAAGCTCTCAAAAAACTCTCAAAAAAATGTAATGAGGACCCCTTTTGCTatacatttccattttttttcatacattttcTATCGCATTTGGTTCTCCCTTCGGTttgattttccattttttttctttacacacattttcttaggacaaataaaagtCTCCTATAGAAGCATTCAAAGTCAGTAGTGATGGTGAATACCTAAACTACTTTCacttgtaactggcgttttgaaagtacaCACACATTTGTGCattgatagtcggatttaatacCAGACTTAaatgctgattcaaaaatgtgtaatatatctgTTAAAAACTGAAGAACGAAGGGCATgacatacattatgtatagtcaaccagcgaagACCCATGGCCAACTACGTTTCCTTCCACCCTCTccccattttcttttattgctaagaatatcgagatataacatgccaatattgaatattaatgacaatcGGAATTATCTAgctgatatacaatatatataagcTTGGGAGTTTACTGGTTTTttgagtttttgtttttttgaggaaaaagtaaatacttgaagggatttacattgtaccctTTAAAATAAGCGATTGGGATAAAACCTAACTTATacgaaaaaatataattattccatTGCGCCTGGATACAAGTAGATAATCTATGtcaatgcatgtacatgtacgcaCATTTAGAGTATAAAATGATAACGTTAATATGATAATGGAGCTTTCTGTCACTAAGCTTATGTATCTAATTCCTTATTCTTTTCCCTTTTCCCTTCTCCTTTTTTCCCTTTCTcccttcttttccttccttcccctctctctcctattttaggggtGGGTGGCGTACGCCTGGTCGGCTGGtccacccccctccccccctgcCTGTAATTATAAGCGCCATCGGACGCCCTCCCTTTATTTCCGCGTTTAGGCTTAATTAACTaaaagtattagcttcccaaaaagctataGGTGGGCTACGGGGAAGCTTAACTCTTTGATTGGacagaatatggaaattaaacaatgatatgacgatattgtttagcaattttaattgttctgttgaaagccattttataatttgtgagcTTGTGTTATAGTGCAAGGTAGCCCGGTCTAGCTAGTGCAGACGAACAGTTTTAATAATACTTTTGCTTCCAACAAATTAAAAAGGGTTTTATGCAGAGATTGCTAAGCTCAGAGAAAAggcaaagaaaatattgaacttaatcTTATATGTTTCTATGTTTTTCTATGGTCCGTTTTCATTCCGCTTTTAATATGTACTGTCATCCAGCGTTTTAGTATGTTCAGTTGTCTGATTATTAATGTTACACGATGGTGATctaaatcaaggatttataagtgagaaggattcgtgactgtctctttacattgctaaacaccacgcgagacgcctacaaatgtatgaaccgggaataaaaaccgtttttctcaacaaatacttgtcttatcgagtcaaacgaaacaccattgtaaagtttattaaatttcacgacatttattacttgctttaaagacggaatatttagagaatatgtcttaaatttttgttaaaaaaatcgacagctcatgaaatgacggccccgcttcagaaagtaagacagtTACCCTCGctcccgcaagctacatcaaaggctacgccggcggatatcaaaggaaaatcattcgtcgcccaacgtcacggtcagtgcacaaacacaaaagcgcctgccttggacttccccaaaacccagtgtgacttatccttctcatatacgtccttgtctaaattaaataagaaatataaaagtaatgtctCGAACATGGTACTTCTATATATGTTCCATCTGTAAATGGAACCAGATTTAATTAAATGCCCGATTGCAAGCGCACATGTGACCATGCTTTATCAGGAAGATGGCGTCCGAATTCGGACAGATTAAAGTCTGTTTCCgtaattcgttttaatattacttcaacaGATCTAGACAGTGCTTGTAACACACCGAACATCCTTCTGATTCAAGCGTTCTTGCTACATGGCTATCCTGCAAGATGGCGTGATTTGCATCCGATTCTAACTACTAGTTACGCCTCAAGCGACGTAGCAACAAGCGGCGTAGCAAAAAGCGTTGTCCAGCGCTCGCGAACGCCATGTCATGATATTCTCGGAAGCGACATTGATCATGAGCGACATGCTATTGTAAGAGTGTGTTATGGGATCCCAGAACTGTGTCAGCTCCAAAGCTGCGTGAAACGTGTGGATTACTGATTGGTCAATAAAATAAGAATGCTAATACGTCATTGAAACGTGCTGACATGCGGATTATTATACACcgaaaatgaaagtaaactAAGTGATAGCAAAAATGGCggaaaaaccgtttttctcaacaaatacttgtcttatcgatcaaacgaaacaccattgtaaagtttattaaatttcacgacatttattacttgctttaaagacggaatatttagagaatatgtcttaaatttttgttaaaaaaatcgacagctcatgaaatgcttcagaaagtaagacagtTACCCTCGctcccgcaagctacatcaaaggctacgccggcggatatcaaaggaaaatcattcgtcgcccaacgtcacggtgtgcacaaacacaaaagcgcctgccttggacttccccaaaacccagtgtatatacgtccttgtctaaattaaataagaaatataaaagtaatgtctCGAACATGGTACTTCTATATATGTTCCATCTGTAAATGGAACCAGAATTTAATTAAATGCCCGATTGCAAGCGCACATGTGACCATGCTTTATCAGGAAGATGGCGTCCGAATTCGGACAGATTAAAGTCTGTTTCCgtaattcgttttaatattacttcaacaGATCTAGACAGTGCTTGTAACACACCGAACATCCTTCTGATTCAAGCGTTCTTGCTACATGGCTATCCTGCAAGATGGCGTGATTTGCATCCGATTCTAACTACTAGTTACGCCTCAAGCGACGTAGCAACAAGCGGCGTAGCAAAAAGCGTTGTCCAGCGCTCGCGAACGCCATGTCATGATATTCTCGGAAGCGACATTGATCATGAGCGACATGCTATTGTAAGAGTGTGTTGTAGGATCCCAGAATTGTGTCAGCTCCAAAGCTGCGTGAAACGTGTGGATTACTGATTGGTCAATAAAATAAGAATGCTAATACGTCATTGAAACGTGCTGACATGCGGATTATTATACACcgaaaatgaaagtaaactAAGTGATAGCAAAAATGGCGACGGCCGATGAATTGCCGCATACACAGAATGTTATGGACGACATGATCAACTCTGATAAAGTCAAAGTTGAGGTGTTTTCGGGTGATAACGATTCTGGAGATGATGATAGGGAATCGGACATTGAAATCCCGGACATATATAATTCTGATGCCGAGGAATCGGGAGGTGAATCTGACGACGAGCCCGCCATGATTTTCAACGACGATGACTGGTATAGTGATTTACACAATGTTATTGTCCGCCCATTTATGCAGCCTACCGGCCCTGTATTGCCCGAAAATTTTGATACTGAAACCGCAACTGCTAAGGATTACTTTGACCTTGTGTTTAAACCGGAAATTATGCCTAAAATTGTTGAAAGTACGAACGGTTATGCAGAATGGAGAAGCCGTCAAAATGATAGACAGGACCAGGCCTGGTATGAGATCACCGAAAATGAACTTAACGCTTACCTAGgaataaacatttttatggGTATAAATCAACTTCCCTTCTACAAGGATTACTGGTCAAAAGATCAATTTATTGGAAATGAAGGAATTAAATCAGTTATGACTGTTAACCGTTATGAAAAAGTTACTAAATATTTCCATGTAAATGACAGAAATCATGAAGATGTGAATGACAAATTAAACAAGGTGAGACCAGTTATTGATATGGCCAATGAAAGTTTCAAATCATCGTATAAGCCAAGCAAAAATGTTTCAGTAGATGAGACGATGATCAAGTGGACTGGGCGACTATCTCACAAACAATATCTTCCTGCAAAGCCAATCAAGCGGGGGATAAAGGTGTGGATGCAGTGCGATGCTGATACAGCATACCTGAACGAGTTTGACATTTTATCTTGGTAGAAATACTGAATGCTCGCAGCATGGTTTGGGATATGATGTAGTCTCAAAACTTACTGAATCTTtggaaaacaaaaatc of Argopecten irradians isolate NY chromosome 7, Ai_NY, whole genome shotgun sequence contains these proteins:
- the LOC138327512 gene encoding thioredoxin domain-containing protein 9-like, translated to MNAGIENAMEQQLLHAANVMEQQVDAEIQKMEQMDDDDFESLRRKRMDTIKKAQAQKQDWLATGHGKYYEIANEKEFFDECKKSKQVVCHFYRDSTFRCKIIDKHLAILAPKHLETKFIKINVEKCPFLVERLRIVVLPTLCIAKDGKTTDYIVGFDDLGGKDDFPTEMIEWRLGVATIINYSGDLLTPPGGKPTKKPGILGHQKKIIRGGDAGDSSDEDDW
- the LOC138326893 gene encoding piggyBac transposable element-derived protein 4-like, giving the protein MATADELPHTQNVMDDMINSDKVKVEVFSGDNDSGDDDRESDIEIPDIYNSDAEESGGESDDEPAMIFNDDDWYSDLHNVIVRPFMQPTGPVLPENFDTETATAKDYFDLVFKPEIMPKIVESTNGYAEWRSRQNDRQDQAWYEITENELNAYLGINIFMGINQLPFYKDYWSKDQFIGNEGIKSVMTVNRYEKVTKYFHVNDRNHEDVNDKLNKVRPVIDMANESFKSSYKPSKNVSVDETMIKWTGRLSHKQYLPAKPIKRGIKVWMQCDADTAYLNEFDILSW